Proteins encoded by one window of Cellvibrio sp. KY-GH-1:
- a CDS encoding biopolymer transporter ExbD — MSRRKKGQAGDDGNEIDLTPMLDVVFIMLIFFIVTASFVKEAGFNPNVPEPNNNPPPDDAEPNILVRISADDQIWLMEKEGERRVDTRSVRSNLERLRAELPKAAVIISASGRASTGTYVAVADAAREANAPNVVLVPSKD; from the coding sequence GTGAGCCGTAGAAAAAAAGGCCAAGCCGGTGATGATGGTAACGAAATTGACTTGACCCCCATGCTCGACGTGGTGTTCATTATGTTGATCTTCTTTATCGTAACTGCGTCGTTCGTTAAAGAAGCGGGTTTTAACCCCAATGTTCCTGAGCCAAACAACAATCCTCCGCCAGATGATGCTGAACCAAATATTCTGGTTCGTATTTCCGCTGATGACCAAATCTGGTTGATGGAGAAAGAAGGCGAGCGCCGCGTAGATACTCGCTCAGTTCGTTCTAACCTGGAGCGTCTGCGTGCTGAGTTGCCTAAGGCTGCGGTGATTATTTCTGCAAGTGGTCGTGCAAGCACTGGTACCTACGTTGCTGTTGCCGATGCTGCCCGCGAAGCCAATGCACCTAACGTAGTATTGGTGCCGAGCAAGGATTAA
- a CDS encoding flagellar brake protein — protein MKFEELKLSYGYPLQLQTSSLAGQPERFSCRLIGCLPGRALLLSVPKQAGKLVKFRPGQKIVVRLMIDNGIGIFAGIVESQTLDPYPILHLSYPDSVTFKGIRGATRVAVYEKVDVVNIGLESIPSTSGIMLDVSISGVRIELANDIAEIGDLLEIRAPVEIREIKRELVLTGRVRSRVDPQDGQLQSMLVNYGLEFVEQTEEQRLLMYTYVFNQMVIQEQASN, from the coding sequence ATGAAATTCGAAGAATTGAAACTGTCTTATGGCTACCCCCTACAACTGCAGACAAGCAGTCTTGCGGGCCAACCTGAACGTTTTTCATGTCGGCTCATTGGATGTTTGCCTGGGCGAGCGCTTTTATTATCTGTCCCCAAGCAAGCTGGAAAATTAGTTAAATTCAGGCCTGGTCAAAAAATAGTTGTACGACTAATGATTGATAATGGTATTGGAATATTTGCGGGCATCGTAGAAAGTCAGACCCTTGACCCTTATCCCATACTTCACTTGAGCTATCCCGATTCGGTGACATTCAAAGGTATTCGGGGCGCTACTCGCGTAGCTGTTTATGAAAAAGTTGATGTCGTTAACATTGGTCTGGAGTCGATCCCCTCTACCAGCGGCATTATGTTAGATGTCAGTATTTCGGGCGTGCGTATAGAGCTTGCGAATGATATTGCGGAAATTGGTGATTTACTGGAAATCAGAGCGCCTGTCGAGATTCGCGAGATAAAGCGGGAGCTGGTGCTTACGGGGAGGGTCCGCTCTCGCGTTGATCCCCAGGATGGACAATTGCAATCAATGTTGGTGAATTATGGCTTGGAGTTCGTCGAGCAAACTGAAGAACAGCGCCTGCTAATGTACACCTACGTATTCAATCAAATGGTGATACAGGAACAGGCATCTAATTAA
- a CDS encoding cyclic nucleotide-binding domain-containing protein, translating to MMETKPLHKIPKDTLEHLLSGIPFFKVVKQQDAKQLEILLQASRILSFVPGEVVLQKGDTGNWLYFLLKGKLAVYVDQALKGDLVNYVTPGEVFGDLAQLVGQARTATVISDASAKESMVLALDFNVFGPLNSVTPISLQTKLAYYRNTAHNLRWKLEVYRSQHLQHELANKHRQIKLYHGPKDSHDELVSLYEQSQALALLLMEWNKEFGVLAAESLG from the coding sequence ATGATGGAAACGAAACCTCTGCATAAAATCCCCAAAGATACCCTGGAGCATTTACTCTCCGGGATCCCGTTTTTTAAAGTTGTTAAGCAGCAAGACGCAAAGCAACTCGAAATACTCTTACAAGCCTCCCGAATCCTGTCATTTGTTCCTGGTGAAGTTGTGCTACAAAAAGGTGACACAGGAAATTGGCTGTATTTTTTACTCAAGGGAAAACTGGCGGTTTATGTTGATCAGGCGCTCAAGGGCGACTTGGTGAACTACGTTACTCCGGGCGAAGTGTTTGGGGATTTGGCTCAGTTGGTTGGTCAGGCGCGTACTGCCACAGTTATTTCAGATGCGTCAGCCAAGGAATCAATGGTGTTAGCCTTGGATTTTAATGTTTTTGGCCCGCTTAACTCAGTCACACCCATTTCATTGCAGACCAAATTAGCTTATTACCGCAATACAGCGCATAACCTGCGCTGGAAACTGGAGGTATACCGGTCGCAACATTTGCAGCATGAGTTGGCCAACAAGCATAGGCAGATCAAACTCTATCACGGCCCGAAAGACAGCCATGACGAACTGGTTTCACTCTATGAGCAATCGCAGGCGCTGGCATTATTGCTAATGGAATGGAACAAAGAGTTTGGTGTCTTGGCTGCTGAATCATTGGGCTAG
- a CDS encoding TonB family protein — protein sequence MLNGIGVHQELGREIFIGALFSESLSNDPGTLLRNQQPMRMELKIVSPEGITARRFSRLWIEGLAVNSKADALMAQADNTVAFDAMFKGRLVPDDFVKISYTPGKGVSVTLNDVLLGTIKDDNFFSMLLATWIGSVPLSSDYRDSLLKVGDVNTALRTRYSTITPSATRVAEVRAWIQGGELVAQNTKSSTPAKSAAAKSSARAKEELVAERPEVKLPALEIEKPQLDVPAPAAQVAAPAAASSAAAKPVAVTPTPVQPKAEEDEDEGPALTAQTLLARQFYVSDAIKKIRSKTKYPPRALERGQAGSVRVAVVIDRNGNILNTNILENSAHEMLNKEALEAVKRSAPFPALPDTISGARFEFTVPMRWTLP from the coding sequence ATGCTCAATGGTATTGGGGTCCACCAGGAATTAGGCAGAGAGATCTTTATCGGTGCACTCTTTTCCGAGTCATTGAGCAACGATCCTGGAACACTATTGCGTAATCAGCAACCCATGCGAATGGAACTTAAAATTGTCAGTCCGGAAGGAATTACGGCACGCAGATTCAGCCGCCTGTGGATTGAAGGTTTGGCAGTTAACAGTAAGGCCGACGCGTTGATGGCGCAAGCAGATAACACCGTTGCTTTTGACGCTATGTTTAAAGGTCGGCTGGTGCCAGACGACTTTGTCAAAATTAGCTACACGCCAGGCAAAGGCGTGAGCGTTACCCTTAATGATGTGCTTTTAGGCACTATTAAAGACGACAACTTCTTTTCTATGCTCTTGGCCACCTGGATTGGGAGCGTTCCTTTATCGTCCGATTACCGCGACAGTTTGTTAAAGGTCGGGGATGTCAACACCGCGTTGCGTACCCGCTATTCAACCATAACACCCTCCGCGACCAGAGTTGCGGAAGTGCGCGCGTGGATTCAGGGTGGTGAACTTGTCGCACAAAATACCAAATCCTCTACTCCGGCTAAATCCGCAGCCGCCAAATCGAGTGCGCGAGCGAAAGAAGAACTTGTCGCTGAGCGGCCCGAGGTTAAATTACCTGCGTTAGAAATTGAAAAGCCACAGCTAGATGTTCCTGCACCTGCGGCTCAAGTTGCAGCCCCTGCAGCTGCCTCTTCAGCGGCAGCCAAACCTGTTGCGGTTACGCCAACACCGGTACAGCCAAAAGCAGAAGAGGATGAAGATGAAGGCCCGGCATTAACAGCGCAAACACTGTTAGCACGCCAATTCTATGTTTCAGATGCGATCAAAAAAATCCGCAGTAAAACCAAGTACCCCCCTCGGGCATTAGAAAGAGGTCAAGCTGGTAGTGTGCGCGTTGCCGTTGTGATAGATCGCAATGGTAATATTTTGAATACAAATATTCTCGAAAATAGCGCTCACGAGATGCTTAACAAAGAGGCACTGGAAGCTGTCAAACGCTCAGCGCCCTTCCCCGCTTTACCTGACACTATTAGCGGCGCGCGCTTTGAGTTTACGGTGCCCATGCGTTGGACCTTACCGTAA
- a CDS encoding peptide chain release factor 3, producing MSNLTAELAKRRTFAIISHPDAGKTTVTEKLLLWGNAIQLAGSVKGKRGPHAKSDWMTMEQERGISVTSSVMQFPYKDRIVNLLDTPGHEDFSEDTYRTLTAVDSVLMMIDGAKGVEDRTIKLMEVCRLRDTPILTFINKMDRESRDTVELLDEIENVLKITAAPINWPLGSGKEFLGVYNFYTDVIHVYQQGFGHTIPDDIQIKGLDSAEATALMGSYADDYREQIDFVRGATHQFDLEEYLAGRMTPVFFGTALGNFGVREMLDGFVEWAPTPRARATHERSVEPTEEKFSGFIFKIQANMDPKHRDRIAFMRICSGTYSQGMKMKHVRIGKDVKIADAVTFMAGDRSAVEEAIAGDIIGLHNHGTIQIGDTFTEGEEMKFTGIPHFAPELFRRIRLKDPLKMKQLQKGLQQLSEEGSTQVFFPVNNNDIVVGAVGVLQFEVVAYRLKDEYKVEAIYEPVSVTTARWCECTDPKKLEEFKRKCAENLALDGGGHLTYLAPSRVNLSLTQERHPEVVFRATREH from the coding sequence ATGAGTAACTTAACTGCTGAACTCGCAAAGCGTCGCACCTTTGCCATTATTTCTCACCCGGATGCCGGTAAAACGACTGTTACGGAAAAGTTATTGCTCTGGGGGAATGCTATTCAATTGGCTGGCTCAGTAAAGGGCAAGCGTGGCCCCCATGCAAAATCTGACTGGATGACCATGGAGCAGGAGCGTGGAATTTCGGTAACCTCCTCGGTGATGCAATTCCCTTATAAGGATCGTATTGTCAATTTGCTTGATACCCCAGGTCACGAGGATTTCTCGGAAGATACTTATCGCACGCTCACCGCAGTGGACTCAGTATTGATGATGATCGACGGTGCGAAAGGTGTCGAAGATCGCACCATTAAATTGATGGAAGTTTGCCGCTTGCGCGATACGCCGATTCTTACCTTCATTAATAAAATGGATCGAGAAAGTCGTGATACAGTTGAATTGCTGGATGAAATTGAAAACGTATTAAAAATTACCGCGGCACCGATCAACTGGCCGTTGGGTAGCGGCAAGGAATTCCTCGGGGTTTATAATTTTTATACCGATGTGATCCATGTTTACCAGCAAGGTTTTGGTCACACGATTCCCGATGATATTCAAATCAAAGGCTTGGATAGCGCGGAAGCGACGGCGCTAATGGGGTCCTACGCCGATGACTATCGGGAGCAAATTGATTTTGTGCGCGGCGCAACGCATCAATTTGATTTAGAAGAATATCTTGCTGGTCGTATGACGCCTGTTTTCTTCGGTACCGCACTGGGTAACTTCGGCGTGCGTGAAATGCTGGATGGTTTCGTTGAATGGGCTCCAACGCCGCGTGCGCGCGCAACCCACGAACGTTCGGTTGAGCCTACCGAAGAGAAGTTCAGTGGATTTATTTTTAAAATTCAGGCGAACATGGACCCAAAACATCGTGATCGCATTGCGTTCATGCGTATTTGTTCGGGTACCTATTCGCAGGGCATGAAAATGAAGCATGTGCGTATTGGTAAAGATGTCAAAATTGCCGATGCAGTAACTTTTATGGCAGGTGATCGAAGTGCTGTAGAAGAAGCTATTGCGGGCGATATTATCGGGCTGCATAACCACGGCACCATTCAGATTGGTGATACCTTTACCGAAGGTGAGGAGATGAAATTTACCGGCATCCCCCACTTTGCACCGGAACTGTTTCGCCGTATTCGTTTGAAAGATCCGCTCAAAATGAAGCAACTACAAAAAGGCTTACAGCAATTGTCGGAAGAGGGTTCGACTCAGGTATTTTTCCCGGTTAACAACAACGATATTGTGGTTGGTGCTGTGGGTGTGTTGCAGTTTGAAGTGGTTGCTTATCGTTTGAAAGATGAATATAAAGTAGAGGCGATCTACGAGCCGGTAAGTGTTACCACTGCGCGCTGGTGTGAATGCACTGATCCTAAAAAACTGGAAGAGTTCAAACGCAAGTGCGCCGAGAACCTGGCTCTTGATGGCGGTGGACATTTGACCTATCTTGCCCCTTCTCGTGTAAACCTTTCACTCACACAGGAGCGCCACCCCGAGGTTGTATTCCGGGCTACGCGCGAGCATTAA
- a CDS encoding MATE family efflux transporter, which translates to MSHGTYGVPVGVACYGNESGAGLFDGGAALVNVLLDPVLIFGLFGAPALGLQGAALATLITRALMLVLALYILHARLHMVINPFIPWQKLKASWLAIVEVGLPAMAANVIIPFASAIVVAMVAAYGTDAVAALGIATRIEPLALIVFYALSGVVGPFFGQNLGAGKVERLQDALRVLTQFCLGFGLFLAVVLWLLGAEIAQLFGGHDEVVAIAALYLWIVPISYGAYGLIMSVNAAFNGMGNPWPAMMISAGRVLYVYLPLAWIGQQLWGMKGIFIATAIANVGLGIWAWLWLKRHIYQSIALAES; encoded by the coding sequence ATGTCTCATGGTACCTATGGTGTGCCTGTCGGCGTTGCGTGCTATGGGAATGAGTCAGGTGCAGGGTTATTTGATGGGGGAGCAGCCTTGGTAAACGTGCTACTCGACCCGGTACTGATCTTTGGTTTGTTTGGTGCACCTGCATTGGGTTTACAAGGCGCAGCCCTTGCAACCTTGATCACTCGAGCACTGATGCTGGTACTTGCCCTATACATTTTACATGCGCGTCTGCATATGGTGATCAACCCATTTATCCCCTGGCAAAAGCTGAAAGCATCCTGGCTTGCAATTGTTGAAGTGGGGCTCCCCGCTATGGCGGCGAATGTGATCATACCGTTTGCCAGTGCGATAGTTGTGGCGATGGTCGCTGCTTATGGAACTGATGCGGTCGCCGCTTTGGGAATTGCGACGCGTATTGAACCCCTCGCTCTTATAGTGTTTTACGCTCTATCCGGTGTGGTAGGCCCCTTCTTTGGACAGAACCTTGGAGCAGGGAAAGTCGAACGATTACAAGATGCGTTGCGTGTGCTGACTCAATTTTGCCTCGGGTTTGGATTGTTTCTAGCAGTTGTTTTGTGGCTATTGGGTGCAGAGATCGCGCAATTATTCGGAGGCCATGACGAGGTGGTGGCGATTGCTGCCCTGTATTTGTGGATAGTTCCGATCAGCTATGGCGCCTATGGTTTAATAATGTCGGTGAATGCGGCCTTCAATGGCATGGGAAATCCTTGGCCGGCGATGATGATTTCTGCCGGTCGCGTACTTTATGTGTATTTACCTCTGGCCTGGATTGGTCAGCAGCTGTGGGGAATGAAAGGTATTTTTATTGCCACTGCGATTGCCAATGTTGGCTTGGGCATATGGGCGTGGTTGTGGCTGAAACGCCACATCTACCAGAGTATTGCGCTAGCTGAGTCCTAG
- a CDS encoding MATE family efflux transporter codes for MAEPLQATLTEGRVSTQLKSLALPLVWGLMATMSLNAIETFFIAQLGREPLAALSFTFPIIMVLTSLAIGLGAGTSSAVARAIGEGDSSKARRLATDAMSLTFIISASVCLLGWLTLEPLFLLLGAPSELIPLIRSYMSIWYFSAPCLMVPMVCLSALRAMGMSQVQGYLMGEQPW; via the coding sequence ATGGCAGAACCGCTCCAGGCAACCCTTACTGAAGGTCGGGTGTCCACACAGCTAAAAAGTCTGGCGTTACCGCTGGTTTGGGGGTTGATGGCAACCATGTCACTCAATGCCATCGAAACGTTTTTTATCGCCCAGTTAGGGCGAGAGCCTTTGGCTGCGCTCAGCTTTACTTTCCCAATTATTATGGTGCTGACCAGTTTGGCAATTGGCTTGGGTGCGGGCACATCCTCCGCTGTTGCGCGAGCTATTGGAGAAGGAGATTCAAGTAAGGCGCGTCGTCTAGCGACTGATGCTATGAGTCTGACGTTTATTATTTCTGCCTCGGTCTGTTTACTGGGATGGCTTACTCTGGAGCCGCTGTTTCTCTTACTGGGTGCACCTTCAGAGTTAATTCCCCTGATTCGTTCTTACATGTCTATTTGGTATTTCAGTGCTCCATGTCTCATGGTACCTATGGTGTGCCTGTCGGCGTTGCGTGCTATGGGAATGAGTCAGGTGCAGGGTTATTTGATGGGGGAGCAGCCTTGGTAA
- a CDS encoding ATP-binding protein, whose translation MQNRSVLPTSFALADHAQHLSYWVMIRTLILILLGIAAVICLWHGKVNLPFTQILIALVLLTSVNLLTFSRLRQSLPVTEVEFFIQLLIDLACLSAVFYFSGGANNPFVSYFLVPICVSAATLGSGLTLTIAALSTLSYSLLLFFHVPLPILAPEHHQPSTNTLNLHVLGMWLNFFISAGLITYFIVKMARDLRAQEAQLNRWREDQLRDEQVMAVATLAAGTAHELGTPLSTMKVLISELREEYSDNENLRRDLLLLQAQVNQCSATLRGMVNKAELAKEGKVTAESVRTYCDNLLDRWRILRPDIKATIEFSATNPAINAVFSPTIAQAILNLLNNAADASPEDIQITIKWTKESMQWTINDSGPGIAEDISAHLGKSFISTKNKGLGIGLLLTQATINRHGGTVSLHKHFPRGTETQVLLPLITEANVRTHE comes from the coding sequence ATGCAAAACCGATCTGTGTTACCCACTTCTTTTGCTCTTGCCGATCACGCTCAGCACCTTAGCTATTGGGTAATGATTCGCACACTTATACTTATTTTGTTAGGTATCGCCGCCGTCATTTGTTTGTGGCACGGCAAAGTGAATCTGCCGTTTACGCAAATATTAATTGCTCTGGTATTACTCACCAGCGTCAACCTGCTAACTTTTTCCCGTTTACGGCAAAGTTTGCCGGTCACCGAGGTAGAATTTTTTATCCAACTACTAATCGACTTAGCCTGTCTGAGCGCAGTGTTTTATTTCAGTGGTGGAGCTAACAATCCCTTCGTGTCCTATTTTCTGGTGCCCATTTGCGTTTCTGCCGCGACACTCGGTAGTGGATTAACGCTAACTATCGCAGCGTTGAGTACCTTAAGTTATTCATTGCTGCTATTTTTTCACGTGCCCCTACCAATTCTTGCTCCTGAACATCATCAACCAAGCACCAATACGTTAAATTTGCATGTATTGGGTATGTGGCTAAATTTTTTTATCAGTGCCGGCCTGATCACATATTTCATTGTGAAGATGGCACGCGACCTGCGCGCTCAAGAGGCGCAGTTAAATCGCTGGCGTGAAGATCAATTGCGCGATGAGCAAGTAATGGCAGTTGCAACTCTCGCTGCAGGTACAGCGCATGAATTGGGAACGCCTTTATCGACTATGAAAGTATTAATTAGTGAATTACGCGAGGAATATTCTGACAATGAAAATCTGCGTCGCGATCTTTTATTACTGCAAGCACAAGTCAATCAATGCTCAGCCACACTACGTGGCATGGTAAATAAAGCAGAGCTGGCCAAAGAAGGGAAAGTTACCGCAGAATCAGTTCGTACCTACTGTGACAATCTGCTGGACCGCTGGAGAATTCTCCGTCCGGATATCAAAGCCACAATCGAATTTTCTGCAACAAATCCGGCTATAAATGCTGTGTTCTCACCAACCATAGCCCAAGCGATTTTAAATCTACTTAACAACGCTGCTGACGCTAGTCCTGAAGATATTCAAATTACTATTAAGTGGACCAAGGAATCCATGCAATGGACTATTAACGATAGTGGCCCGGGCATAGCAGAGGATATCAGCGCCCATTTGGGAAAATCATTTATTTCTACGAAAAATAAAGGCTTGGGTATTGGACTATTACTGACACAGGCAACGATCAATCGCCACGGAGGGACTGTGAGTTTGCACAAACACTTTCCACGGGGAACTGAAACGCAAGTGCTACTCCCGTTAATAACTGAGGCGAATGTACGAACCCATGAGTAA
- a CDS encoding response regulator transcription factor: MSNIPRLDFLIVDDDPTLAAMLERALKRRQFSCSVAHSAMQALQLAETYLIGKAIVDLKLGNDSGLQLIRELKLKLPDLQIVMLTGYSSISTAVESVKSGAANYLCKPADTDEILVAFGETQHSESQEFNYTPLSVDRLEWEHIQKILQENNGNISATARALGMHRRTLQRKLHKRPVKH; encoded by the coding sequence ATGAGTAATATACCCCGTCTTGATTTTCTAATTGTCGATGATGATCCAACTCTCGCCGCTATGCTGGAGCGAGCGCTTAAACGCCGACAGTTTTCCTGTTCAGTCGCACATAGTGCGATGCAAGCTCTGCAACTGGCAGAGACTTATTTAATCGGCAAGGCGATTGTTGATCTGAAGCTGGGGAATGATTCAGGCTTACAATTAATTCGCGAATTAAAATTAAAATTGCCTGATTTACAGATTGTTATGCTGACGGGATACTCGAGCATCTCAACTGCCGTTGAGTCGGTCAAATCAGGAGCGGCAAACTACCTGTGCAAACCCGCCGACACCGATGAAATACTGGTTGCTTTTGGTGAAACACAACACAGCGAATCGCAAGAATTCAATTACACACCTTTATCAGTTGATCGATTGGAGTGGGAACACATTCAGAAAATATTGCAGGAAAATAACGGTAATATTTCAGCCACAGCAAGAGCATTAGGAATGCACAGACGCACATTGCAACGCAAACTACACAAGCGTCCGGTCAAGCATTAA
- the rimI gene encoding ribosomal protein S18-alanine N-acetyltransferase: MISHQVTTYTGFELHFREISENDIAQVMQLERSAHSHPWRQSSFEDCINGRQKCWLAEVEGVLVGYVVVTHGGGDAELLNISVAPKYQRKGIGQSLLVHAAKCVRGKADMLFLEVRVSNRKAIELYSKEGFFEVGQRKNYYPTVNGHEDALLMAMQLDPLNSSF, from the coding sequence ATGATTTCTCATCAAGTAACTACTTATACTGGTTTTGAACTCCATTTTCGAGAAATTTCAGAAAATGATATTGCGCAAGTGATGCAGCTAGAACGCAGTGCGCACTCACATCCCTGGCGGCAATCCAGTTTTGAAGATTGTATTAATGGTCGACAAAAGTGCTGGCTGGCAGAGGTCGAAGGCGTATTAGTCGGTTATGTGGTTGTAACCCATGGCGGTGGCGATGCTGAGTTATTGAATATTTCTGTTGCGCCAAAGTATCAACGTAAGGGCATTGGCCAATCTCTGTTAGTTCACGCGGCCAAATGTGTGCGAGGTAAAGCTGATATGCTGTTTCTGGAAGTGCGAGTTTCAAATCGTAAAGCGATAGAGCTTTATTCAAAAGAAGGTTTTTTTGAGGTAGGTCAACGTAAAAACTATTATCCAACTGTTAACGGCCATGAAGATGCATTATTGATGGCTATGCAACTTGATCCGCTTAATTCCTCGTTTTAA